TGGAATTATGCAACCCTAGTCAGTGCACACTTCATGTGCAGCGGGGGCATCAACACATTATTAAATTAGTTATCAAAGCAGACTAGCTCCAGCATCCTTAAACCTGATATTGCAGTCCACCATTTGAGTAGTTGAAGTGCTGCCGGCATTTCAGATTAATTTCAGATACATTTTCTTAACATGAACTCAACCTTGGCCTAAATGTGGAATTGGTGCATCGGTCTGTGTCGTAATGTCAGACAGGGTTAGAAAGAGGGTGGTAAGAGGACACTCACTGGTCCTTGATCTCAAATCGCTCGTGCAGCCACCTGCGGAAAAACACAGACTCCGGAGGAATTTCCTTCACGTCCACACGTTCAAAGTGGATGTGAACTTTGGGACATTCCTTACACAGGAATTCTGTCAAACAGAGAAAACATGAATGAGAGAGAAAACATGAATGAGAGACAAAACAACATCAGGAAGACCATAGCAGCCAAAGACCACGTAGCAATCAAATTGTGTTTGTGAATGAGGCACTACGTAGGTCCAGATACAGTATCTTATGGGATCTGAACTTCCGTCCTCTTAACTCCAAAAACAGGAATTAAGTGACTACAGCTTCCACAGAGGTGTGTTTACAAAACACTGTACAATCTGAGCAGGATTTGAATGACCAGCTTTAAAACTATAGTTTCATCAAAAGCCCTGCCTGCTCTGTTTTTCTTACAGGCCCTCAGATTAGCCTATAGGCCTATTCTTACTCATAGTACCCATTTGGCATTTTCATATGACTCATCCAATCAGCCAGATCTACAAGGGTAAAGCAGTGATTAAAATCATTACCCTCACACTACACTCGTGAGGGCAATTTGTAGAAATGGAGAAACAGCTGGATAGTTTGCCAAAAGCCTCCTGAGATATAAGAAAGCCCAAAGACTGCATGTCACGTCACTTGAGCCTCCCCAGAGGGAGAGCACTTATGACAGAAGTCAGCCTTTCCTGTGACCCATTGGAAAACATCCATTACATGGTTGATTTACACTAACTCCTGCCTTGTAAAGAAGGCCAAGATGGCACAGTGATTCTAAAGCGTAGAGCTATTATCTCATGATCGACAAACGCATTACACACCAGCTCTGATTCATACGTCAAATTTCTCGAGAATTGATTTGACAAGAATTAATGCTCGGATGGTCTTCAATTCCTTGAGCCATTTTGTTCAAAAGTCGTGGCGTCATCTGATAAATAGTAGAGGTCCTAACCGCAGGTGACAGTTTAAAATCACCATATCAAACATCACTGACATGTTCTGATGTCATGATAATTCCATCAATGCAAGAGGGGTATTAGTCTTGAGGACTGGCAGCATTTTAAATCCTGCCACATGAAGGTTAAAAGCCAAGATAAGAGAAAAGTGGAATCCCTGCGCATGTTGTATATAACAAAACAATAACTCTGGTCAGACAGCTTAGCTGAAAGCTTCCATGGAAACATTGACGTTAAAAGTAAGCAAACAGCTGAATCTGGGGCCGTGCATCGAAACATTCCCATGGAATAATTTCAACCAAACCCCCATAACCACTGCATCAGTCATTCAATGgatattacattttatttcagtTAATATCAACGTGGGTTCACATGATACCTAGGTCGAAAATATGCAGGTTAAGACAAGGGACTGATCAATGAGGAGCATTTGAAAAGAAACGCATTCATTGGACCAGCGCTGTTGCGGATATATTGAAAACGTGACCAGCATTGGCTGTAGATAATTtgaaaaacatttaaatgaagAGAGAGTAAAACAGGTATGCTATCTCTTTGCTGAAATTCACTAAGACTGTGTTTATTTTCCACTTCGATGGCAAACTTTGTAGTGCAAGCATTCACCTCATTTTTGCTCTAAGACTGGTCCAATGAATTTGTTTATTTTCAAACGCTTCTGCATGGAATTATAACATTGTCTTAACCTTTTATTTCAACCTAGCTTGAAACCAGGAATAGCCTGGACACCAGCCAATCAGAGCAAATGCTTGTGTGTTTTATCAATAAGGGTGAAAGATTATGGGTGACAATATTTGATTTCCAAATTATTTTAATACCCATTGAGTTTGGTTGTAAAAAGGTTAACCGTTTCAATGCGGAAAACATTCCTGGTTTCAGTTCAAACACGGTCCAATCATTTCTTCCCTCAATACAGTCATCTCAATAACATGTGAAATACTGGGAAATTAACAGGAGGTGTACTTTGACAAACATGCTTTTCTATTCTTCCCATGCTGTTTACTACCAGTACATCACTGTTTATTCCTGAAAGCAACAGGATGTTTTCACACCAAAGCTTTTCAAAAACACTTTGGGAACACAGAGGAATCAAAAACACCACAACATAACACGCACTGTTTACAGGAAGCCAACTTATTTTCTGTTTCAATTAGGAGAACAATGTTATACTGATAATGAACTGAGTAACTCCAGTTGCGTGTGGGAATAAAGAGGATTATTGCATGCATCAAAATCCCCCCTTAATACCTGAAAGAAGTGAATTATCTGGAACAACCTCATACCTGGCATTGATGGGGCAGGATGTCTTTCACTGCTTGTGCCCAGTGTTCCCTCATACACCACAGTGACATCATACACAGCATCCAGGTGGTCCCTCATGGTTTCTATGGCAACGTGCGAGGCTTTCATTCTTGGGGTCAGAACGTGGTCCAAGACAGCCAGTCCTGAAGGAAATTAATAGGAGAGCATTTgttcatttttttacatttacatcttATCCAAAGACACTtagaggagcaattagggttcagtgccttgctcaagggcacagacagatttttcacctagtcagctcgggatttAAACCAGgtacctttcagttactggagtTTGGTtgcaatgctcttaaccactaggctacctgccgctgttAAATCTCTTGGTTGTGCCAAGTGACATGCAATGTTAATTATAGCAAGTTTCCAATAGCAGTGCTAAACAAGACACTGTTTCTAGTACCAGCATTTCACTTGGATCTTTCAATGAATGCCAAGAAAAAGTATAGTGTCTGGggaataaagacctccattcAAATGATCAGGTCACATAACCTTGACTTGTTCACATAACTGAATGGTAGACAACAGTGGGCAAATTGAATTAGCAACGGTCAAACTATCTCATAATGACGTCTTCCAAATGTCACCGGGTTGTTGTAATCGCTGATCAGAAAGATTGTTGGCTGCATTTGAGACCAGCAATTATCTACAACCATATATACACACAATTAATAGGTAATTTAACAGGCCTGTTATTCTCCCCTGATTTAATCTTGATTGTACTCTGTCCAAAGTCCACAGGTTTTTCTTTGGGACCAACTACTACTGCATAACAAATGTGTTGTCCCATCCTGTTGTTGGTAGAATATACGTGGCACCATCACTAggcggcttccacccggttatgtaaccctgcaccttagaggctgctgccctatctacatagacttgaaatcactggccactttaataatgtttacatattttgcgtaactcatctcatatatacactgtattcttttctactgtattttagtctatgccactccgacattgttcatcctaatatttatatattccttaattccattcttttacttttaagGTTGTGtacattgttgtgaattgttagatattactgcactgttggtgctagaaacacaagcatttcactacacccgcaataacatctgctaaacatgtatatgaccaataaaatttgaattGATTCTCTTTTCTCTACTATACCCCCCACCTTACGGCGAGCAGATCATATAGTCATGTGCCAAGCCCAAATCCCTAGAGCGGTTTACTAGGACTTAGAGGGGCAGGTGATATTTCACATTTTGATTTCAGTGACAGATTTTTCAAGTTAAATCTGTAGCTACGCACGCAAAGGACTGCAGTTTATCAAGTACCACACTGTGTATATGTTACGCTCCATAACATGGTAATATAGCTGTGAGGGCCAAAGCAATTCATTGGGAAATCTGATGGACAAATGTTATAAGTTCAGACAAGGAACTATTCATTTTTATTAATATAATGAATATTCcactttaaatttaaaaaaaataagtatCTTATAGTAAACTATAAGTCTGCTGCCAAACTAATAAATCCTACTTTATTAAACAAAGTGTCTGCCACCAAACCAATACATGCTACTTTATTAAACAAAATGTCTGCTACCAAACTAACATATTCTAATTATTAAACAAAATGTCATATGCACCAGCTTTTAAACCATTAAAATGTGCCCTTGCGAATTAGGTCTAGCAACATTATAAATCACTTATCAGCCAGCAgtaaaatacttttgtaatcacAAGTTAATCTTTTGCCCAATTTTTAAGCTACAGCCTCTGGGATATTTCATTAAAGCAGATCACTGGTTGGAGCTGCCAAGCTCTTGGCGCTGTACCAGCAATCCACTGACGATGAGAAAAATATAAACCAGCCAGGCGGCTTTTCATTTTGTCTAAGCTTCCACTCTAATGCAGTCAACAAATATTTGGGTCTTGACATTTTTACATAGATGGCAAAAAGTTAGTTGTGGGTAGAATGTATCTGCTGTTAAAGTACATGGATTTTGCTTTCATGCTGCGAATTGTATTAAAAACCTTTGTAGAAGCTGAAGTACCTGTTGCAATGCATTAACATACATACCCCTCATTCATTCTTCATCCCCAAAGCTTTGCTATTAGTCATGCAAGACTACGCTCGCTCTAAATCAATAATACTACATTTGAAAGAGTACCTTCTTTAGCGGAAAAAGCCTGACTGTCGCTGATCATCTTCTTGAGTTCAGGATTGTATCGGGTTCCTTCTGGGAAGATGACAAGATACATCTGcacagaaaacaaaacaaacagggATGGAGTTAGGATAAGAAGTCTTACAGGGCAGATCAGCACATCATTGCTCTTAAGATTAGTATACAAGTACAGTTTTACAACAAGTTTACTAGACATCAAGGTACTGACTGGTACTCATTTCATACATCCCCGTCTACACTCTACATACCCATGGCTACACATCTGAAAACTCTGCAACTTGGGTGTCATGTAGACTAGACAAAAGCATGCCAAAACGCTAGCCCAGAGACCAAACAACAAGCTGTGGATCTTAGTGTCCTGGGAAAAAGTTATTTGGCAACAGCTGTCCTTCCTGATATAGACTAGAGACAGAAACATTTAGAAGGGACATGTCAGTGACCAAAAAGGCCATTATAAATATTTCAGTTGGTTTCATGTATTTTGTATCTTTTAGAATACCaatgctctttaaaaaaaatgacaatttGGATAATGTAAGAGCATGAACTGACAGCCCATCAATAGAATCCATTTGAATGAAGTGACAGTATTAAACATTCGTTTTGTTGGCAGCCATGTAAAAAGTTATAGGCtgcaatgcaaaaaaaacatgcaaatataattattattatatatatatttttttaatggtttTTGGAAGGAAATAACATTCACAGACAGTTGTCAGTGTGCTCCATAAATACTTACTGGTGTTCCCAACACTGTCTGTGAAGAGAGCTTCTTTTTCATTGCCTTCTCGTCAAACTTTGCACTTCGCTTCACGTAAACACCTCCATgctaaaaaaaaagaaacagaaaaaaTGCACACAAAACAGGCTTAAATGAATCATATCAATAAGCACAACACACATAACATATCTTTGACAGTGCAAAAATCTTTCAGATTTTTTGTGACCAAAGTGTGATAATTTGTTGTTGTTCTTGGGGGGGGGTCGTTACAAGTATAGTATTTAAAtgaatttgatttatttcacctttatttaaccaggtaggcaagttgagaacaagttctcatttacaattacgacctggccaagataaagcaaagcagttcgacacatacaacaacacacatgGGAGTAAAACAAACAGGAATTGGCTtttggggtgaccagagagatatacctgctggagcgcgtactaCAGATGGGTGCTGCTagggtgaccagcgagctgagataagggggaactttacctagcagagtcttgtagatgacctggagccagtgggtttggcgacgagtatgaagcgagggccagccaacgagagtgtacaggtcgcagtggtgggtagtgtatgggactTTGTTTGCAAAAtgcatggcactgtgatagactgcatccaatttattgagtagggtattggaagttattttgtaaatgacatcgccgaagtcggggatcggtaggatggtcagttttacgagggaatgtttggcagcacgagtgaaggatgctttgtttgcagaaggaggccacagaaggagagttgtatggcattgacgctcgtctggagggttgttaacacagtgtccaaagaatggccagaagtatacagaatggtgtcagagaagagagtcggcccaagaattgaaccttgtggcacccccatggagactgccagaggcccggtcaacaggccctccgatttgacacactgaactctatcagagaagtagttggtgaaccaggtgaggcaatcatttgagaaaccaagactatcgagtctgccgatgaggatgtggtgattgacagagtggaaagccttggccaggtcaatgaataaagctgcacagtattgtttcttatcgatggcggttaagatatcgtttaggaccttgagcgtggctcaggtgcacccatgaccagctctgaaaccagattggatagcagagaaggtgcggtgggattcaaaatagtcagtaatctgtttgttgacttggctttcaaagaccttagaaagtcagggtaggatagatataagtctgtagcagtttgggtcaagagtgtctcccccttcgaaaagagggggatgaccgcagctgctttccaatctttgggaatctcagaagacacgaaagagaggttgaacaggctagtaataggggttgcaacaatttcggcagataattttagaaagggtccagattgtatagcccggctgatttgtaggggtccagattttacagctctttcagaacatcagctgactggatttgggagaaagaGAAATGGGAAAGGCATGGGCGAGTTGCTGTTtggggggggtgcagtgctgttgaccggggtaggggtagccaggtggaaaaaaGGTTATCGAAACTcccaattatagtggatttatcggtggtgacagagtttcctatcctccgtacaatgggcagctgggaggaggtgttcttattctccatggactttacagtgtcccagaacatttttgagtttgtgttgcaggaagcaaatttctgcttgaaaaagctggccttggcttttctaactgcctgtgtatattggtttctaacctccctgaaaagttgcatatcacgggggctgttcgatgaaTCTAATTTCATATTCAGTTAATTTATTTTTCATTcattatttcacacacacacacacacacacacacacacagggggctGCCACtcagatgaagaaaaaaaaaaa
This region of Oncorhynchus tshawytscha isolate Ot180627B linkage group LG25, Otsh_v2.0, whole genome shotgun sequence genomic DNA includes:
- the LOC112224645 gene encoding 1-acyl-sn-glycerol-3-phosphate acyltransferase epsilon isoform X2 yields the protein MLIVIYGDIPKNKENVVYLSNHQCTADWIIADMLAIRQKALGHVRYVLKDGLKWLPLYGWYFSQHGGVYVKRSAKFDEKAMKKKLSSQTVLGTPMYLVIFPEGTRYNPELKKMISDSQAFSAKEGLAVLDHVLTPRMKASHVAIETMRDHLDAVYDVTVVYEGTLGTSSERHPAPSMPEFLCKECPKVHIHFERVDVKEIPPESVFFRRWLHERFEIKDQMLTTFYESEDPDKKGRFPGEGQRSHLSITKTLPSLLFLGGLTLPMLLTESGRKLYVRTWVYGTLLGWLWVNVSP